TACTCTCCGACAGGGAATATTCTGCGTCAGACTTTCTTGCAGGAACTGGAATCTTCTGTAAATAAGGTTGAACAAACCCAGATGTACTTATGCAAAAACGTCCAAACAAAAGAGGCTTTCAGCTTTTACAGAAGTCAacttattgtcattttttaaattactctCACCAACTCATCTCGCAGCTTCCTGGTTTCACactactactgaaaataacaatCAGTGTGTTGATGCCCCTCTCTTCCTTAAGCTGAGGGTGTGTCGTCATGAACAAACATGGATTAATATTTGACTTGGCTttttcctttgttgtttttccttcagtCAGGACATTGGTCTTAACGAGGCGTAAAGCCACCTCGGCCTCATACAGCAGCAACATTCAAAGTACCTTTCCAGTCATTGAGTTAACGCcttaaaactcatctctgtgtatcaaagctACAAAATTAAAGttctttacattaaaaaaatctaataattaCCTCTGGAAATGCTACCTCTATAATCCATAGACACATGAAGGATTTTTTATGTCCTCACCTCTCCCCACCCTCCCCTTTCCATTTAGTGCTGCTCAAACACATCAACTCACCAACAAATCTgatcaaacactgtaaaacaactATGCAACACAATAgtaagttgtaatattggagtaattcagccagaTAAGTTTGGCAAATTTACAGGATTGCTTCTATAAGTGTTTTATATATGAAATCATGGAAGTCTAAatccatgtttttaaaattgtcATCAGAACAAGCTTTCATCAGAGGGCTCTTTAAGCAACTAAAACCAAGATATAAACAAATAGTCCATCACTTGATCGATAAGTTTAATGCAATTTTGAGATTACAAATACTGTGAATGCGTGTCTCACCTGTCCATACATCTCTGCTGAAGGAGATGATCGGGACCTCTCATGGAAACAGGTAGCTTTGTCACTCTCCTCTGGTCCTGGATCTAGTATGTTATCAGCTGATCGATATCTTCCAGAAGCTCTTTTTTCTGGAGGTTTCTTCTGTATATTCCACCTTGCCTCATATTCAGCGAAGGTGCCCAGTCTTTGCTGGTCTTGGATGGATTGCTTGTGAGCAAAGTAAGGAGCTCCTTGGGCCTCCTCAGCTCTGCCCTTGGTTCCTTTCACTGTGTTCTCTGTTGAAATGGTGGAGGAACGATCTCGGCCTTGGTTCTTGTTATGGCTATGAGGGGGCATGTGATCAATGAATCCTAAATTCCCACTTTCTTTTAGGAGTTTCTCTTGGTCTAGTGAGGAGCTGGCATTTTCACTGAGAGTTAGATTTTCTTTCATCCCAACTTCATGGATTTTATCTGGTTCAGAGAAACATCTAACCTTTTTTTCTGCAGGGAAACGCTTCCGGCCACCAATGCGAGTTACCTGACCACTGGAAAGTCCTGAATTACTTGTTACTGACTCTGTAACAGTTGGCAGAGGATCTTTACGAGCTGAAGATGGGTAGTTAGGTAAGGCCTCACCTGTAGAGTGCTCCAGCAAGACCGGCTCCAGGTCCCTCCTCCTAAAAGAAGTCGCCTTGAGCACCCTTGCTTGTGCTTCCTTTAGATTATCTTTATAGGTGTTAGAGAAGGAGCCATCTGCAGAGGTTGGTGTGGTCTTTTCGGTTGGCTTCCAGACATCTCGATCTTCTTCAGCCTCACACTCAGCACCAGGGAGGGTAGCTGCACTCGTACTCTTTTGAAGCTTTGCTCTTCTCATCTGGATTTCGTTTCTCAATGTGGTGGCAAACCGTTCGCTGCGTTTTACCTGCTTGCTTTCAAGGGACTCCTCTGTGTTTGTGCCTCGTGTTTTCTCATCTTGGCCTGTGGCATCCATGGAAAGTGAGTGAAGCATCGGTGTTGCCTGAGGGCAGATCTTGTTGCTCCCTTGGCTGTGATGTCTGATGTCTTGAGGCAATTCTCTGTGCTGCAGAGGCAGAGACCTCCGTTGATCAGCCTGTCTGCTTGGAGGACAACTCATGTACTGAGCTTCTGCATTTTGCATGTTGTGTCCTCTCTGGCCTCCCCTATCATCAGTGTTAAGTTTAAGTACAGAGGTTTCTAGTACAGTGGTAACTTGATGTTTGCCGTATCCATTATTGTCTTTACTATGTGAGGAGTGTTGCTGTTGTTGGGGCAGATGATACTTGACTCTAGTGACTGTTTGTGGGCTGAGAGAGTTCCGCTCATTCCCAGTCTGTGCCGGATCTACACCTGTCACACCCCTCCTGTCCTCTGGTATTCCTGACAAAGACAGGGGGTTAGGCTGTGTGGGTTGACACGTAGTGACACAGTAGTATCGGCTAGACCCACTGCTCTCAGTGTTTTGGTCAGTGGCTGTGGAGGACAGGGAGGTGCTTAaattcctcctctggttctggCCAGAGTGTTGAGTAGAACCGTTAGTAGGCAGTTCCTGCAAGCTACAATAGTAACCGCCTACGTTCTGTGGCTTTGGTACGGATGTAACCCAGGGCTGAGGATAAAAAGTGCTTTTGTCACTGTGGTGTCTTTGATGGTAGGGCTGGTTAACGTGTGGGCCTTGCCGAACATCACTGCTGGACAGGGAATACTGTTTGTTGGAGATGAACTGGCTCTGATTGGATTTATCGGACGAACTGTAAAAATTTTCACTGTCGTTTTTCGGGGAAATGTTGTGACTGCGGCGATTTTCAGAGGAAGCCTTGTGTGAATCTGCTACTTCGGGGTGAGCTATAACAAGCCCTCTTTCATGTACCTTCGTTGCAGCAAAACTATCACTGCgagcaggaggaggtggagggggaggagagggtgaagctgtcttctttttttcaggGACGTTCCAAACAGGACCAAAGTTGGTGCGACTTGAAGTGGAATGTCGGGAGCCAGCTGGATCCTCGGTCTGTGGACCATCACAGCCTGAGCTAACTCCTGGCATCTGAAAATATGTGAGCCTGTCATCCTGTCTGAGTCCCTCAGCAGTCAGACTCTGGGTGTTTCTGccattgttgtgttttgctcCTGCATCCCACTGACCAACTTTATACAGCATGTTCTCTGTTGAGGCCGCATTGCTCTTAGAGAGGGTGTAGTCTGGTGTGCCAGAGCTGGTGGAGAAAGAGCTGTAGGCTGAGTCTCTTTTCCCTCCTCCTAGGTGCTCCATACTGTTGTTTGACTTGGCAGGTGAGAGCTGACCGGCAGGATAAGGGTGTGACACATGTTCTAGACTGTCCATGCTGCCAAGTGAGCTGAACTGGTCGGACACTCTGCGCAGGTTTGTCTGCTCCCAGCCACTGGAAAGATCAGTCGAGGATGAACTAGAGGTCACAGGAAATTACACAGTGAAAAAAGGCAAATAACACTCtatttttcttctgtaaaaGTAGGTATTTACTTAAAGATTATGGTTAGTTAATCAGGTTATGAATTATGTAATCAATTTTCATTACCATTTCTTGGTATTCTCATTTAttcaaatttacatttaatttattgtaagTTTTTTGGGCACCAGAGAATACACCAGCATGAGCAAAGACAGTTTAAAACCTATTAAtacacctttaaacatcatgtCCTTGTACTTACAATTCACAGATCCATATTTATAAAGAGGTATAGAAGTGCTAATGTGACGTAGGACTACATTCTCCTTATTATTTAGAGCGTACAGGACACAAAACCTAAACTATATCATCATATACTGGTAATCAACAGTGCTTGATATCCAACATTCAGACTCAAGAGGCAAACTTCAAGATTCCAGAGTTACCTTGCATCATATCTGGTGTGCCAGACGGCCGTGGGTGGAGACTGCGTTTTGGCAGTCTCTGATTGGTTTTCATTGAACTTGGTAGAGTGCCAGGAGTGAGGCCTGCTTATGGGTTCATTCCGCCTGCAGAGAgggcaaaaaacacacagaggattAGAGACCAAACCCTTATGGAAAACAGTATGTGCTTCCACATATGAATCGGTGCAACTGGAACTTACTGCTAAAGTTAGAAATGCAGCtcaacaagttaaaaaaaaaagttttcttttgtttaaactttgatgtgtgtttcttttttttgatcaAGAACTTCAAATGTATTCACTCTGATGGCTTaccctgtgtttgtgttgcttgttCCTttgtatttataaaaaaaaagtgcatagtttcttttttaaaatcccattgcagtcagatttctgtttttatttctttttttttattctctaaaAATGTTGTGTGCACTCCCATACACCCAACAAGGATCTGGATGTTTGTGAGCAAATGCAAACTCTGCTAGGAAAAGAGAAGACGGTGGTCAGAGCGGAGTTATTTTCTGAAGGTCTGCCTCTGAGTGCAGTGATACAGTTCCTGTGTTGCATGATATATTGGCGTTGCGCTTGTACGCCCTGTACATCTTTTACTGCATCCGTATAGAGGAAGagatttgcaacatttttgtttcacttcaacATTCACAGATGGAAACTGTTTTGGAGAGTTTTTAGCTGAGCACAAACTTTGTACAGCTGTCAGTTATGCATAAGCAACATACCCTTTAAAGTGGTTCTTTCTGAGATGCATGTCAAACAAACATAACACATaagcagaaaataacaaaccgtAATCAAACACAATTTTATttcaacagagacagaaaacatgtcTACACATTAGTGGCAGACAATGATTTGCATGCTGTACAAATGGGATGGGAACATCATTCATCTAATGACGTGAACCACAAGACAATAAAAAAGGCATGCCAATGGGGTCAGGTATTCATCCACAGGAAAAGGAGAGTTGCTATGAGAGTAATGATGATATTATCACTACACAAATGATTTATATGATTATGGGCACAGGTCAGGcaggaaagaagaagaggagataAGGAAAAGTAATATACGCTACTAATTACAATGACGCTATAGAACCATACCTCATGGAACTTCGCAAAATCTTCGTAAGAAAGCTTCTTGCCACATGCACGTCATTCTCTGAGGGCATTTTCTGAGCTACAATATCCACCATTTTCATATTCCTAGGTAACAGGgggaggaacacacacacactaagagCTCGCTGACAAAAGACAGGACAAATACCAGCTGACACTTAGATTGTTCAAAGTTTCTGCACACTGCAGAGAGGGTAGATCTCAAAAACTCATCAGGATAAAGATTTCCTGAATTTGCTGTGATCTCCATTAATTATCACAGTTTTCTAATTGCCAGGACAGTAGAGTAATACTAAATTCTACAACACTGTAAATGGCTTCTGAAATATGGTGTTATAGCTCCCTCTCCTGGTTACAAGAGAGCATGTGTTCAAATGTTAACAAACCAGGACAAATGAGCTCATATATGATGTACAGTGCACAGAACACATCAGCAAAATTACACAGTTTCACTCATCTCTCATTAGGCTCATTATCTTAACAGGACATAGTTGAGGTGAGCTGGCTGTGTTCAGACTCTGCCATATGGTCCCCGAGGGAACACAAGCCCAGCATGGGGCAGGGGGGGCTTAAGAGAATAGAGAATCTCTTACACAATCAGATCAGCCTCCTCACCCCTCAATGCAAGCTGTCGTCTGCCTCCCAGACAGCCTTTCTGGAGGCTGACATAGTTTGACAGGCACACGTGACTTCAGTAATACTTCTACCTGCAGTGATGTTGGTAACTCAGCATTGTGGGGAGagattttctgtttgtatgGACAGTACATCAAGTTGCATAATGTATAATAATGCACTCATAAACAAATGAGTAAATCAAAACCATAGAAACTGTATCAAACTGTCCAAATATCTAATACTAGCCtagtttatttcagatttcctCCACACTGAAAATTCTGTTTACATGTTATGATAACCTAACTACTACTATActaacagaaatgcaaaaatatccTGACAGCTTTGATGGAGAGCAGGACTCAAGCTGAGGACCACAGCTATGTAACAAATGATTCAACTGAAACTTATAAACAGTGTTTCTGTGTCACAGTTCACCAATCAGAGGTGAAGTAAAGTTCACAATGTGACCTGCTGTTAGAGCCTGATTGATTGTGTCTCCATGTGAGGGGATAAATTATAGGTTTGAGTAATTATTACAGTTACTGCTGTTGTGTTGTGCCTAAATGCACAGGGCTTTTTGGCTTTGGAGAAACTCATATGGATCTTACTGTTGAGGAATGCAAGTGTTTAATAAAGTCAGAAGAATCTCACAAACAGctgaaatcaaaacaaacaaaacaaaccaacttTAGATTCTCTTAAAGTTTTGTCGAAACTTTTTTAAAGTATTCCTATTCATGACTTGTCGATCTAACCTTCAATTCACTCTCTTTGAAGCaataaagttgcatttttatggacatttcaggTAGTAACAGATAAAAAATTGTACCGAAAAGTGAATAAGAaaggtgttttgtgattttgacaCTCAAACTGCGTCTTttgctctctgtgatgttttcggACCAATACTGCTGCTCAAATATGGAAAAAGCCTTCTCTAAATGACTTCACAAACTGAAGTATGCTGCGCACACACAGGTTAATGTAACGGCATACAGTTCAGTCTTGTGCTGTGTTAAacatgatacagaaatattacCAGGTCTGACCTGATTTGATTGCTGTGAcaagttttacaaaaaagtcaGCAGAGCGTATGTAGAGACATGAAGCTGACATATTCAGATGCCATCTAAAGGAGTGCATCTCTTAAAGGAGCTTAAAGGACTTTTGGTAACATTTCTGCACACCAGCCTCCAATCTGTATTACTAAGAACATGTAATCTAAGTgttataattaaacaaaactttAGAAATATTGTATTATTTATAGCGCCTGTCTACTAAAATGAGTTCATCATTTCACTGCAGCTATAGTTTAGACCCTGGCAACTACTTCTACTGAAAGAATATTGAAATACTGGTGTCACAATGGTGAAGAATTTTAGACAAAGCTTTCCTTGCTTTTATTCTCAGTGAACTCAAGACTTGCCCTACAAAGCCATGAGGTCAGTAGGTCCTGCCCCCCTTGTCACCTTGTCTAAAAGCCTTCAATGATCTAATGACACGAGGtccaaaaaacattttcctttagATGGAGACATGAAAATGAACTCCTgggcaaaatgaaaaacataagCTATTATATTTTGCAACCTGTGCTCTTTTTACAGATCGAGAATTTTGAGGTTGAGACAGAGATTTGGTTAAGCTCAATAATGTGGGACAATTCCACAAAATTAATTGTGGATTAGAGTTAAGGCCTATTTAGAGGACAAAGAAAAGCCAACATGGAGCTTGGTCTTCCTTGTCTCCTCGCAGTCCGTGTTTCTGGGGCACTAGAAACTAGCCACACATGGCGCCTGCTATTGGTATGCAAATGAAGCTGGTTTTATTAGGCCTATCGTCAGGGCTACAGCTGGGCCAGCACAGATATGCTAGGAAAGTGAATCAGTTGGCTGGAATGGGGGCAGGGGGAGAGGCTGTTTTCTGCGTGATCAGTTTAGAGCCTGATTTCACTTCAAATGTGTCCGGTACCAACCAGTCCACATTCGAAAAGAAACGGCTCACACATACAGACGACAGCAAACAAAATTCATAAAACTTGTGGACAAACTAATGGTCAGTTAATTAATGGTAGTTTAGGAGAATATTGACAAATGGTTTTGTTTTACCTACAATCCTTTTCCCTCAAAGATTAATTTGCATTTGGTTTTGAAATGCTAAGTCTTGCTGATCATGGTTTAACCTAAATGATGGGTGACCTCATACTGACTGAtaagacaacaacaacagagtattagggtaaaaaaaaataaaataaagacggGCCCAATATGTTGCCCAATAATTGTCTGATAtttaacaagacaaaaaatcagCAGGTATGATAGCCCCCAAAGAAAGAAGTCTGAAGTTTAAATTATAAAAAGGGTTAAAACATATTTAGgactcaccaaacatctggatgaaGGATTTCAGAACAGACACAAAGAAGAGATGCCGTATCCCAAAGATACTCCAATAATATTAGACTCAGATTGGGCAACAAAGTAAGACCAGTTGCACCCGTGTGCTGGTCAGGCGCCACATTCCATTGGCACTTCAAAGACAGGCCAAAATAAAGAGACATGCAGGCCGCTGAGATCTGAGCATCATCACACGACTCTATCACTGATCCCCTACCTCAAAACACATGCCAGCTGACAACAAAATATTCAACACAAAATGGCCATTACTAAAGTTCTCCTGACAGAATTAGTTTGAACACGGGAGATTTTCCTTCAggattactatttttttttcccccctgggAGGGGGTGGAAGAGTGCACAGCGAGAGAGGAGGGCTATTGTCACAGCCAGTCCCCTTGGAGTATTCCCATACCTTGCGTCGTCTCATTGGCTCTAAGGAGCTAATATGCTAATGATGGGATGAAATGCCGGACTCTTCTCTTCCCATCTCCCCTGTTGTGAGGCAGGCATGCATTTCTACCATTACTATGGCAACAGGTTGATCTCTAGGGTGCAAGGGCACCCCGTTTCCTGAAAGACTCGGGTAATGAGCATTGCAGCTGCCCAAAAAAGGAAGTCAGCAACACATGGCAAACACAACCAAGTAACATTCTTGTTGCTTCAGAATGTCTTCtgtttctatctatctattttgGAAGTCAGCAActaaagctatttttttttattgttgattaaGCTGTTagttattttcttatttaactGATTAGTTGcttggtcaataaaatgtcaaaaaaaaaagattacaaaaaCTTAGTGCTTCCTAAAGCCTGTCACaatgtcctcaaatgtcttttGTTCAAAACCCAAAGATCTTTAGGTGACCATGATAGAGGTAagaaattcattcatttatgaTGCTGAGATAAGagaattctgacttttttcttAAAACATTTGTTCAAACCGacaaattgatttttaaaagcaaGTGATGTATATTTGACAGTTGACAAGTAATTGaataattgttgcagctttgcTATATGGAATATTATATAATGTTTACAAATTCAGTGGTTTTCTTTTAAACTTGCTATATAAATTGCTCTTCTTGCCATCAAAGTACAATGTCAGAGGCCTTGGATTTCCTAGTGTTCATCTTCACCTACACTGTCAAAATACACCGGCATACTTCCAGTATTGCAACTTTTATTCGGACTTGGTTCTATATAGCGAATAATTAACGATGTAAGAGTGCCAGCTGCTGTATCATTCGAAGGAAAAGGTCCGATGTCTCCTTTGATTTGCAGTCTCGTAACTTTGTACATCATGCCAAagtacaataaaaaagaaagctgTCTAGAAAACTTTTTATGTAAAACGAAGTAGTTCTAATTAGGCAAATGGCACCAATTTAAACTGATATGTCTATTTTTTGCAAGGGAGGAAACATTTCTGCACTTGTGAGTgacaaacaaatgttttttcttgctAAAAACATTCTCTGGCAAACCAACAAGAGGTCTGGTGGCAGGCAAGAAGATTAGTGAAAACAGATTGCAACCTAATGCTGATAGGAAGGCAATAACATTTAAGTTGTCTATTTTATTGTGCGAGAAGCTCTCAAGCATACAATCCAAACAAGGTTATCATTGTGAGGTAGAGCAACCGGATTATGTTTTTCATAGGTTTAACAAATGCATCTGATGTAATATATTAATGGTACATGACACTGCtataattaaaacaaataaataatgtaacaaCACACAAATAATGTAAATTGAAAAGATGGAGGGTGTCATTCTCATATAAAATCTTTCTAACTTTGTCTCAGACCAGCTCTTCAAGTGTTATCTAATTTTTCTCAACATAGCCGAAATGTGCATGAAACAAGTATTTCCCCACCCTATTTGATATACCTGTTACCGATGTCTTTGTCTTCATGTTTATTATCATCATAAAACCCAAATATCAAACCTCAATTAAGAGTAAAAAACAGTGGTAATAAAAAACTGAGGAATAGCTGGTGATTATCAGTCAGGTCAGTTCATTTAGCAAAGCAGGgcaatgacataaaacaaagtGCAGCATCACGTACAGTATTACCGGGCAGAAAATGCTGAGGTTGTAAGCAGCCAACCTGCACTTTGCAGGTGAGCTGCTGGATTCCATTTGGTCCCTGAAGAGGATCACAAAGGGCTTCTTCAGCAAACCCTACAATCAAACCAGTCATGTTTCGGGTGAGAGAGGTGAACCGTGAGCAGCATGTAATGACCAGCACATTCCTGGGCTGAGTGGCATACCAGCTGTCAAGTCACCGGCTGCCTGCACTGACCCACAGCCCAGAAACACCTGGAAACTTTTGGTCTGAGGCTGAGGGTCTGAATAGCATCACAGTGAGTTCTCCCTGTGCTGTGTCTTAAACGTTGTCCATGTattacatttcagtttgtacTGGGGTCACCTGTGGATACATTTGTGTATGGatacacaaaatatttaaaacatgcagtCGGGCCTCACATCTGAGGAGTGAAACATACCAGATCGTAAGataagcaacaacaaaaaattatgCGAGGATTAACTACaatatacaacagaagtgaataCACCCCAGTGTAAgatcactgaaatgtcaaataattcCAAATTATATAATCTCTCAGAAACTGCAGTATTTCTGTATCTCTGATAAACAGTCACAAGCAATTAATTTAGAAAGACTGAGTTGAAAATCCAGATCTCAAAGTAGAAACAATACAACTTAAAGCAGTAATGGGTGACACAAAAGTTAGAACATTTGTGATGTTTGGTTAATGAACATGAACATGGTATGAACATGGTTAGAAAATGACCAGAACTTTTTCAGCTTTGGATCTATGGAATATGTCTATCTGCAcatctgcatcatggctccgtatggaaataaattgaaaaatatGATTGTCAGACTGAAAATGATATGGGTCTGTGTCCAAAAGTAAGTGGAAACACAGTCGCAGTCGTAATCAGGTGATATAGGAAAAATCTTGTATCACTAACCAGAGCTGCTGTGGCATCCTCCTAAAATAATGCCACAGACAGTGCACTACTTGCATAATCGATTCAGGGGTACCAATGGAAATCAGTTTCTGTGACAACTCAGTGTGAAGGACATTGTATAATGTACCTCTATAACAATAGAGATAATAATATACTAACCTCTAAGAATGCCATCCAACAGTAAAAAACTTACGTTCTCTTTGGCACAAACCTAACAGATTCAACATTGTTaaagaacatgaaaacaaatctgATGAATATGGGGGGCaaattctttggtcagatgaggcCTAGATAAATGGATTCATCCCCATATAAGGTCCAGCATGTATAGTGTAAACCTggccaggactaccacagtgactACATAGTTCTggcagtgaagcatggaggtgggagCATAATGCTATGGGGCTGATTTGAGTGCAAGAAGTGTTGGTgtgatgacatttatagatggtaCTATGAATATACCAAAATACTGTCTGACAAGgtgactcccagtctgcagacaCTTGGTAGAAGAGAATTATTCCAGCACGATAATGATCCAAATCAGACTGTTGAAATCACACAAGATTTACAAGAAAGAAGGAATGTGTGAAAACTATGGTCTGTCCAAGGAAGTCTTGAATCTAATAGAACACCTTTGAGgtgttttaaagagaaaggtGGAGCAGCATTTAAGTACGGTAATATTGCACAGAGGAGAACTTCTGTTGTAAACcgtatataataataatgacataGTGTGGACAGCAAAGAATATCCAGCCACAAACAACCTATAAAAGTGTCAAATATGATATAATAGTGCAAGCAGACATgtacaaaactgtcaaaacagtTTTAAGGTATGAGCAgctattaaatgtttttgtaatgtcAGCCATGACCTCCTCTGACTGAAGTTCCCTGAGGGTGATGTTCCCCGTAAACACTCCTAATAGGTAGTAAGTAATGACAGAATGTTTCTAATCATGAATATGTGAGACAAACACCGCAAAAGATGGTGAACATGTTACAATGACCAACACGCTGCTGACTATAGGATACACCAGACAAAACATAATAGAtacaaatgcaataaatgcataaataaacatttttctgaacAGTCACAGTCAGCCTTGAAAAACATGCATGACTTATATGATGttcaccaaaaacaaactttttttttttagaaaattcaGTTCAAAGTCAGTATATGTTTTAATAGACTGCATggttaaagcaaaaaaaatctacttcaaCGAGTTGTACCAACACAGCTTGGCACTGgaacaaaccaaaaaagaaacaaaaaacaacagagggGTGCACTTAAGCCCAGGAAACACTGAACTCTCTAAACTATGATTTCCACACTTGAGACCCAAACAATTTTAAGAAATCTACTTACAACAAGAATTCACTGCACAGCATTCCAAACATACTACATCGGcttatttagaaaaacaaagcccAATAAATGGAAAGCCACCACACTGCAACCCCTGCTGAATGCTTACACTGTAACTTAGGCCCATAAGCTTTTTCAGGTATAATTGGATTGTGCACCAAAACTGTGTGCAGCCCTCACCCATCTAAAACAGCCACGCACATGTACCATTCTACTGAACGCTGCTTTTTTGATACTACAGCAACTATCACGAAGAAACACAGAAGTAGCATTTTGCCTCAAGAGAAGACTTCTCgtcaagtaaaataaaatgaggcTGGTTTATGATTGCGGTACTTCTGTAACAATGCCAGAAGGGGGAAACCAAATGCCACAACAAACTTCAAGCCTCATGTTGTACAGTTTAATGATTCACTCTGCAGTTAGTTGCACGTACAGCAAATGCCTTTAGGGAGAGCAAAGCAAGGCCGTCCAGACTGCAGGGGTCCTTGTGGGGAATGTAATCATAACTGCCACACACTGCTAAAGCAGACAAAGCAATGTGAACACATTATGGAAAAACAGGTCAACTCTGGTGATCATCACTGTAATATACCACCTTACAAAGCAACGTGGGGCTTAGTTGGTGCTCCAAATTGTTTGTTCATGTGAAATCCAGCTGTGAAACTGCTTATTTCCtttcttttattaaaattaCACTTACACAGCTGATCAAAAGACATGAGGAATTAATATTAGGACTGAAGTGTCCAGGTCGACTGGTTGGTCGATGTGCTGTCATCCTGACAACTTGTCACTGGACAAATAATCGGCAGAATTACCTTCATAAGGAGGAAAGGACAATACAATTACAACAATAGTTGCaattaatccattatttttgacgacaggaaaaataaattacttgtGAATACCTTCACAATGCACAACTTTAAACTGGCCTAGCCTAAT
This region of Acanthochromis polyacanthus isolate Apoly-LR-REF ecotype Palm Island chromosome 4, KAUST_Apoly_ChrSc, whole genome shotgun sequence genomic DNA includes:
- the shroom2a gene encoding protein Shroom2 isoform X4 — encoded protein: MHLRKNHFKGRNEPISRPHSWHSTKFNENQSETAKTQSPPTAVWHTRYDASSSSTDLSSGWEQTNLRRVSDQFSSLGSMDSLEHVSHPYPAGQLSPAKSNNSMEHLGGGKRDSAYSSFSTSSGTPDYTLSKSNAASTENMLYKVGQWDAGAKHNNGRNTQSLTAEGLRQDDRLTYFQMPGVSSGCDGPQTEDPAGSRHSTSSRTNFGPVWNVPEKKKTASPSPPPPPPPARSDSFAATKVHERGLVIAHPEVADSHKASSENRRSHNISPKNDSENFYSSSDKSNQSQFISNKQYSLSSSDVRQGPHVNQPYHQRHHSDKSTFYPQPWVTSVPKPQNVGGYYCSLQELPTNGSTQHSGQNQRRNLSTSLSSTATDQNTESSGSSRYYCVTTCQPTQPNPLSLSGIPEDRRGVTGVDPAQTGNERNSLSPQTVTRVKYHLPQQQQHSSHSKDNNGYGKHQVTTVLETSVLKLNTDDRGGQRGHNMQNAEAQYMSCPPSRQADQRRSLPLQHRELPQDIRHHSQGSNKICPQATPMLHSLSMDATGQDEKTRGTNTEESLESKQVKRSERFATTLRNEIQMRRAKLQKSTSAATLPGAECEAEEDRDVWKPTEKTTPTSADGSFSNTYKDNLKEAQARVLKATSFRRRDLEPVLLEHSTGEALPNYPSSARKDPLPTVTESVTSNSGLSSGQVTRIGGRKRFPAEKKVRCFSEPDKIHEVGMKENLTLSENASSSLDQEKLLKESGNLGFIDHMPPHSHNKNQGRDRSSTISTENTVKGTKGRAEEAQGAPYFAHKQSIQDQQRLGTFAEYEARWNIQKKPPEKRASGRYRSADNILDPGPEESDKATCFHERSRSSPSAEMYGQKIPVPARKSDAEYSLSESKPAQPLSIDTGFSDRGPGDCKVREKPVEFEHYPAPPPPPMTGASSDCRHRAAPATVNHRPTSISYSLPEPPLPPPDDHSPAELPSGLRRKPSALEKPPPPRSPEVDSHESFTGSQSEVFTHCSPNTEPNSAFDATHSPQGDSEQGKGLVDKGQGAVHHLSTSNPQPGSSPLASSYRPSVLVSMEGQRSPSPQFSPQRLSDKPPVSLQDEDMNRMEHVIENQNPGVRKVPIRIVHSEGITEKENCPFLQHSDPPAVEAEGHGVTRLGSLGAAGQDSVFCAFTRQREPDNIPAAQTLQRDTYMTTVRDHISSNSQQPPQPTDEPSSNRAAATTGLTEEEDQKREELARDIMGKDKSLADILDQSKMKTTMDLMEGIFPQGEQLLEGAQQRRKVQNKQTNSRPAEEREKEDNMAAAVTMVTSSTYYSTSAPKAELLIKMKDMQEQQEEEEDSEDELDIDLANKKQELIDSLSKKLQVLREARESLQEDILDNNALGDEVEAQVQQVCKPNELDKFRMFVGDLDKVVSLLLSLSGRLARVENALNSLEEDATPEERRTLIEKRKLLIRQHEDAKELKENLDRRERVVYDILANQLQEDSLTDYEHFVKMKSALIIEQRKLEDKIKLGEEQLKCLMDSLPIEQRLVL